The Amphiprion ocellaris isolate individual 3 ecotype Okinawa chromosome 6, ASM2253959v1, whole genome shotgun sequence genome contains a region encoding:
- the angptl2b gene encoding angiopoietin-related protein 2b has product MEPPSVVLLGLLLVYGLVCGAQQTQRSPSDSSYGRERIQEFESSEDGLEREFLYAGRSKRAPADPPQDKCSYTFIVPQQKVTGAICVNSKEPEAMLENRVNKQELELLNVELQKQKRQIETLQQLVEVDGGIVNEVKLLRKESRNMNSRVTQLYMQLLHEIIRKRDNALELAQMENKILNQTSEMQQLTSRYKDLEHKYQHLASLATNQSALIALLEEQCQSRPPPRHVPVPQPRPQPPPQSPPLSKPYQPPVLPRINNPISNEIQSDQKSLPPLLPTMPTGTHSPSTTDKPSGPFRDCLQALEDGHTASGMYLVKPENANRLMQVWCDQRHDPGGWTVIQRRVDGSVNFFRNWETYKQGFGNIDGEYWLGLENIYWLTNQGNYKLLVTLEDWSGRKVFAEYASFRVEPEADFYKLRVGRYHGNAGDSLTWHNGKQFTTLDRDHDAYTGNCAHYQKGGWWYNSCAHSNLNGVWYRGGHYRSRYQDGVYWAEFRGGAYSLKKVVMMIRPNPNTFH; this is encoded by the exons ATGGAGCCCCCTTCAGTGGTCCTGCTGGGCCTCCTTCTGGTTTATGGACTAGTCTGCGGTGCCCAGCAGACACAGAGAAGTCCGTCAGACAGCAGCTATGGAAGGGAAAGAATCCAAGAATTTGAGAGCAGTGAGGATGGTCTAGAGAGAGAATTTCTCTATGCTGGAAGGAGCAAACGTGCTCCAGCTGACCCACCACAGGACAAGTGCTCCTACACTTTCATTGTACCTCAACAAAAAGTGACCGGAGCCATCTGTGTCAACTCCAAGGAGCCGGAGGCAATGCTGGAGAACCGGGTCAATAAACAAGAGTTAGAGTTGCTAAATGTGGAGCTacagaaacagaagagacaGATCGAGACCTTGCAGCAGTTGGTGGAGGTGGACGGAGGAATTGTCAATGAGGTCAAGCTTCTGAGGAAGGAGAGTCGAAACATGAACTCCAGAGtcactcagctgtacatgcagCTGCTCCATGAGATCATCAGGAAGAGAGACAATGCCCTAGAACTGGCACAAATGGAGAACAAGATCCTGAACCAAACTTCTGAGATGCAACAGTTAACCAGTCGATACAAAGATCTCGAGCACAAGTACCAGCACTTGGCGTCTTTAGCCACGAACCAATCAGCTCTTATTGCCCTGTTGGAGGAGCAGTGCCAGAGCAGACCTCCTCCCCGTCATGTCCCTGTTCCCCAGCCACGGCCTCAGCCACCTCCACAATCGCCTCCTCTCAGCAAGCCGTACCAGCCACCGGTACTTCCACGTATCAACAACCCAATCAGCAATGAGATCCAGAGTGACCAAAAGTCCCTCCCACCTCTTCTTCCAACAATGCCCACTGGTACACACAGTCCATCCACCACTGACAAGCCCTCTG GTCCATTTAGGGATTGCCTGCAGGCTCTGGAAGATGGCCACACTGCCAGTGGCATGTATCTGGTGAAGCCAGAAAATGCCAACCGACTAATGCAGGTGTGGTGTGACCAGAGACACGACCCAGGTGGCTGGACCGTGATCCAGAGGAGGGTGGACGGCTCTGTCAACTTTTTCAGGAACTGGGAGACATACAAG CAAGGTTTTGGCAATATCGATGGCGAGTACTGGCTGGGTCTGGAGAACATATACTGGCTGACTAACCAGGGAAACTACAAACTGCTGGTCACGCTGGAGGACTGGTCTGGCAGAAAGGTGTTTGCAGAGTATGCCAGCTTCAGAGTGGAGCCTGAAGCCGACTTCTACAAGCTCAGGGTGGGCCGTTACCATGGCAACGCTGGAGATTCGCTCACCTGGCATAACGGCAAACAGTTCACAACACTGGACAGGGATCACGATGCATATACAG GTAATTGTGCCCACTACCAGAAGGGAGGCTGGTGGTACAACTCTTGTGCCCACTCAAATCTGAATGGAGTATGGTATAGAGGAGGACACTACCGCAGCCGCTATCAAGATGGAGTCTACTGGGCCGAGTTCAGAGGAGGAGCCTATTCACTAAAGAAAGTAGTCATGATGATCCGTCCAAACCCAAACACCTTCCACTAA